Proteins found in one Elephas maximus indicus isolate mEleMax1 chromosome 11, mEleMax1 primary haplotype, whole genome shotgun sequence genomic segment:
- the GAREM1 gene encoding GRB2-associated and regulator of MAPK protein 1 isoform X3 codes for MGQAEILYAKTFKEKSRLNTIFKKIGKLNSISKLGKGKMPCLICMNHRTNESISLPFQCKGRFSTRSPMELQMQEGEHTIRNIVEKTRLPVNVTVPSPPPRNPYDLHFIREGHRYKFVNIQTKTVVVCCVLRNNKILPMHFPLHLTVPKFSLPEHLVKGEVWPETLVHHWLGICQEQFDIDEYSRAVRDVKTDWSEDCKSPKKGHCSGHNHVPNSLSHARDELTHSFHRLSVCVYGNNLHGNSEVNLQGCRDLAGGEWVPFSNDILPYQDSGDSGSDYFFPEACEESVGIPGKSELPYEELWLDEGKTSHQSLTRSLSEKSRCDHFRGSVRSKCGTSPLPVPGALGAAKKSSDIALPPPPVPPKSEAVREECRLLNAPPVPPRSAKPLSTSPSIPPRTVKPARQQARSPSPTLSYYSSGLHNISATKSDTSPSESAPVSCYPCTRMKADSVGLLSPFGSPSGEALSSRLSWPNHYTAASESQTKSDFLLDPSRSYSYPRHKTPGTPKRNCPTPFDFDDCDLFTSQLEPSSVTAEFSSSISGCPKSASYSLESTDDKTLAAGTTKQSISCPALPPRPPKAVEEKAASETSPLPLKIDGAEEDSESGSPDLSNNQYFVQKGMQDIFSVSYPFSSPLHLQLAPRSCGDGSPWQPPANLSGLSIEEVSKSLRFIGLSEDVVSFFVTEKIDGNLLVQLTEEILSEDFKLSKLQVKKIMQFINGWRPKI; via the exons ATGGGGCAGGCAGAAATCctttatgcaaagacattcaaggaAAAGTCAAGACTCAACACAATTTTCAAAAAGATCGGGAAGCTCAATTCCATCAGCAAGCTGGGTAAAGGCAAAATGCCGTGCCTCATTTGTATGAACCACCGGACCAACGAAAGCATTAGCCTTCCATTCCAGTGCAAGGGCAGATTCAGCACCCGGAGTCCCATGGAACTTCAGATGCAGGAGGGCGAACACACCATCCGCAACATTGTGGAGAAAACCAggctacctgtgaatgtgactgtgCCAAGTCCCCCGCCGAGAAACCCGTATGACCTCCACTTCATCCGCGAGGGGCACCGCTACAAGTTTGTGaacatccagactaagacggtGGTGGTTTGCTGTGTGCTGCGGAACAACAAGATCCTCCCCATGCACTTCCCTTTGCACCTGACTGTTCCCAAGTTTAGCCTCCCAGAACACCTGGTGAAGGGTGAGGTATGGCCTGAAACCCTGGTCCATCACTGGCTGGGAATCTGCCAAGAGCAGTTCGATATTGATGAATATTCACGGGCCGTCCGTGATGTGAAAACCGACTGGAGTGAGGACTGCAAGAGCCCCAAGAAAGGCCATTGCTCTGGCCACAACCATGTGCCCAATTCCCTTAGCCATGCCCGCGACGAGCTCACCCACTCCTTCCACCGGCTCTCGGTCTGTGTGTATGGCAACAATCTCCATGGCAACAGCGAGGTGAACCTCCAGGGCTGCAGAGACCTGGCAGGAGGAGAGTGGGTCCCATTCTCTAACGACATCCTGCCCTATCAGGACTCTGGTGATAGTGGAAGCGACTACTTTTTCCCAGAAGCTTGTGAAGAATCAGTGGGCATCCCTGGGAAGTCAGAGCTTCCTTACGAGGAGCTGTGGCTGGATGAAGGCAAGACCAGCCATCAGTCTCTCACTCGATCCTTGAGCGAGAAGAGCAGATGTGATCATTTCAGAGGTTCTGTCCGGTCCAAATGTGGAACGTCTCCTCTTCCTGTCCCTGGGGCTCTGGGAGCAGCAAAGAAGTCTTCAGATATCGCCCTACCTCCACCTCCAGTGCCTCCCAAATCTGAAGCC GTCAGGGAAGAATGCCGGCTCCTGAACGCCCCACCTGTTCCACCCCGAAGTGCAAAGCCTTTGTCCACAAGTCCCTCCATTCCTCCTCGCACAGTCAAGCCAGCGCGGCAACAGGCTCGTTCTCCCAGCCCCACCTTGTCCTACTATTCTTCAGGGCTGCACAACAT CAGCGCTACTAAAAGTGACACAAGTCCTTCTGAAAGTGCTCCTGTGTCCTGCTATCCATGCACCCGAATGAAAGCCGACTCTGTGGGCCTGTTATCCCCATTTGGAAGTCCTTCTGGCGAAGCTCTGTCCTCCAGGCTCTCATGGCCTAACCATTATACGGCAGCATCTGAGAGCCAGACGAAGAGTGATTTCCTGCTGGATCCGAGCAGGAGCTATAGTTATCCTAGACACAAGACACCAGGCACACCAAAGAGAAACTGCCCGACACCTTTTGATTTTGATGACTGTGACCTCTTCACCAGCCAGCTTGAACCCAGCTCAGTCACTGCAGAATTCAGTAGCAGCATCTCTGGTTGTCCCAAGTCAGCAAGCTACTCTTTGGAGAGCACCGATGACAAAACTCTTGCAGCTGGCACGACAAAGCAGAGTATTTCATGCCCTGCCTTACCCCCACGGCCCCCAAAAGCAGTGGAAGAGAAAGCCGCCTCCGAAACATCTCCTTTGCCTCTGAAAATTGATGGTGCTGAGGAAGACTCCGAGTCTGGGTCACCAGACCTCTCCAACAACCAGTATTTTGTTCAAAAGGGCATGCAGGACATCTTCTCGGTCTCCTATCCCTTTTCATCTCCACTCCACCTCCAGCTGGCACCCCGGTCTTGTGGCGATGGTTCCCCATGGCAGCCACCAGCCAACCTTTCGGGGCTCTCTATAGAAGAAGTGTCCAAGTCATTGCGGTTCATCGGTTTGTCTGAAGATGTCGTATCGTTCTTTGTGACTGAAAAGATTGATGGTAATTTGCTCGTTCAGCTGACAGAAGAAATCCTTTCTGAGGATTTCAAATTAAGCAAGCTACAGGTGAAGAAGATAATGCAATTCATTAATGGCTGGAGGCCCAAGATATAG